The sequence CGCAGGGCGTCCAGGGCGCTCGCCCAGCCGCCCTGGCTGACCTGCGCCGTCCGCGCGACCACATCCGCCTCCAGCACCCGCCGGCGCCGCTCCCAGTACGGCCGTACGGTCTCCTCCCACACCCACTCCAGCAGCACGGCCGCCCGCTCGGGCAGGTCGTCCCGGTCCAGCCCGGCGGGGAGCGGGCCGGCGACGGCGGTGCGCAGCTGGGCGCGGGCCGCGTCGGGCGCGGTCGAGCGGACCCGGGCGACCTCGTCGGCGAACGGCTCCGCGCCGCGCGGGGTGGGGGTCAGGAAGTCGGCGATCCACGACCGGCCGAGCCCGGCCCGCACCAGCAGCCCGGTCACCGGATCCGCCGCCAGCAGCGCCCGGTAGCCGGGCAGATGACGGCTCAGCCACGCGTGCTCGCCCGGGTGCGCCGCCGCACCGGCATGCAGCAGCTTCAGCGACGCGAAGGTCTCGGCGAACGGCGAGATCACGAACCGGCTCCGGGCCAGGGTGTCCGCGTTGAGCTGCCACCATCCCACGAGCGCCTCCCCCTGACCGCCGTCGTACGCCCCGTCCGGCCGGTACGGCCTTTCGCGTGACGGCGAAACGATAGCGACTCCGTGGCGGGCCGACCGAGACTCCCGGCATGACCGGCTACCGATCCCTGTTCCGTACCCCGGAGTTCACCCCGCTCTTCCTCGGCTCGGCCGCGCAGACC comes from Streptomyces sp. FXJ1.172 and encodes:
- a CDS encoding ArsR/SmtB family transcription factor, whose amino-acid sequence is MGWWQLNADTLARSRFVISPFAETFASLKLLHAGAAAHPGEHAWLSRHLPGYRALLAADPVTGLLVRAGLGRSWIADFLTPTPRGAEPFADEVARVRSTAPDAARAQLRTAVAGPLPAGLDRDDLPERAAVLLEWVWEETVRPYWERRRRVLEADVVARTAQVSQGGWASALDALRPGRTRWLGDNRLQINLHEYPPREISGAELLFVPVTVQRAGWVAWEDGVRYAAVYPCSGVLADTGARSVPAALSALLGPARGAVLVLLGSPMSTTQLTAVTGQGLGSVGRHLKVLREAGLVARWRAGRSVLYGRTAAGDVLVRAAGQEGPEGQHVASAHD